One window of Bacteroidales bacterium genomic DNA carries:
- a CDS encoding carboxypeptidase-like regulatory domain-containing protein gives MKKLVAILMMAALMAGFNLQTMAMGDDEDDRKDNNTTMTTSLKGQVVDESTGEALTGVKLMINGKDVSTYTDFDGHFTFQGLKPGEYAIETSFISYKNEIYNDVTLNLDEQNEVILKMKSIEE, from the coding sequence ATGAAAAAACTAGTTGCAATTCTTATGATGGCTGCCCTGATGGCTGGTTTTAACTTACAAACCATGGCAATGGGCGACGATGAAGACGACAGGAAGGATAACAATACTACTATGACCACTTCTTTAAAAGGCCAGGTGGTAGATGAAAGTACAGGTGAGGCCCTTACAGGGGTTAAATTGATGATTAACGGGAAAGATGTATCAACTTATACCGATTTTGATGGCCATTTCACTTTTCAAGGCTTGAAACCCGGAGAATACGCTATTGAAACCTCATTTATCTCTTATAAGAATGAGATTTATAATGACGTTACATTGAATTTGGACGAACAGAATGAGGTGATATTAAAAATGAAAAGTATAGAAGAGTA